The Streptomyces tubercidicus DNA segment TGGTCGGTGCCCTCCACGGGGCGGAGGAGTTCGAACCACTCGAAGCCGTCCGAGGAGTCCACGGTCCCGGCGCGCGCCGCGAATCGCTTCTCCAGGACCTCCCGCTGCTCGGCGGGGACGGTCAGTACGTTGATCTTTACGATGCTCATGTCGCCCATCGTGCCGCACGGTGCCCGAGGGACGCGAAGGGCCCGGCCGGAAACATCCGGCCGGGCCCTGTGACGCATGGGCGGTCCCGTGGCTCAGGCCGTCGCGTCGGCCTTGGTCGTGGCGTGTGCCGTCTGCCGGATCTCGTCGGCCTCGGCCTCGGTTTCGACGGCCGGCGGGGAGCCGGGGAGCGGCTTGCGGGCGCTCTCCGACATCAGCAGGACGGCGATGCCGCCGATCACGGCCGCCGCCATCATGTAGTAGGCGGGCATCATCTTGTTGCCGGTCGCGCCGATCAGGGCGGTGACCACCAGGGGCGTCGTACCGCCGAAGAGCGATACGGAGACGTTGAAGCCGATCGACAGCGAGCCGTAGCGGACCTTGGTCGGGAACAGCGCGGGCAGCGTGGACGGCATCGCCGCGGTGAAGGTGACCAGCAGCAGGCCCAGCGCGGCCATGCCCAGGGCGATGGCGGCCAGCGACCCCTGCCGGATCAGCAGCAGGGCCGGAATGGACAGCACCAGGAAGCCGATGCAGCCCGCGCCGATGACCGGACGGCGGCCGAAGTGGTCGGTGAGCCGGCCGGCGAACGGCTGGACGCCCATCATCAGGACCATCACCGCCAGTACGACCAGCAGCCCGTGCGTCTCGTCGTACTTGAGCTCCGAGGTCAGATAGCTCGGCATGTAGGACAGCAGCATGTAGTCCGTGACGTTGAAGACCAGGACCAGTCCGACGCACAGCAGCAGCGCCCGCCACTGGCCGAAGATCATCTCGCGGATGCCGATCCGCTTCTCGGCCTCGCGGCGCGCCTTCTCCTTCGTCCGCGCCTCCTTCTCCAACTGCGCGAAGGCCGGGGTCTCTTCGAGCCGCATCCGCAGGTAGAGGCCGATGATGCCCATCGGACCGGCGATCAGGAACGGGATGCGCCAGCCCCAGGACTGCAGGTCCTCGGTGGACAGCAGGGCGGTCATCAGCGTGACCAGGCCGGCGCCGCCGACGTAGCCGGCCAGGGTGCCGAACTCCAGCCAACTGCCCAGGAAGCCGCGCTTCTTGTCCGGCGCGTACTCGGCGATGAAGGTGGAGGCGCCACCGTATTCACCACCGGTGGAGAAGCCCTGTACCAGGCGGGCGACGAGCAGCAGGATCGGTGCGCCGACGCCGATGGAGGCATAGGACGGGATCAGGCCGATGGCGAAGGTGCCCGCCGCCATCATGATCATGGTGATCGCGAGGATCTTCTGCCGGCCGATCCGGTCACCGAGCGGCCCGAAGACCATGCCGCCGATGGGACGTACCAGGAACGCCGCCGCGAACGCTCCGAACGTCGACAGCAACTGCGCGGTCTCGTTCCCGGACGGGAAGAAGACATGTCCGAGGGTGACCGCGATGTAGCTGTACACGCCGAAGTCGAACCACTCCATCGCGTTGCCGAGCGCCGCGGCCGACACCGCGCGCTTGACCATCGCGGGATCGACGACGGTCACCTCGCCCGAGTGCTGCGCGGAGGCCGCCGCGCGGTCCTTCGGGGAACCGGCTGCGGTATCGGCTCGACTGCCGACGGGGTGACGGGGCCCGGGGGCGACGGGGGACTGCGTCGGCACGTGCTCGCTCGCCTGCGCTCTCTTTGGACGACAACATGACACCGCCCGCCGTGGGGAGGCGGGCAACACCCGTCCTGAGTGCGACGGGCAAAGGTCGACCATAGGGGCAGACCGGATCATCACGGACGGTGCGCGGACGACCGCGCAGTCGGCCGTATACCCGCTCCTTGCAGGGGAAACGCCCTTTCGCGAACTACTTTGTGCGACCTCTGGCTGTGATCCATATCGCGAAGTTCTGCTGCAACCATTGGCCCGTTGTGAGGTGCGCCACGTGGTGGGGAGGGGTGCGGCCAGGCAGGGAGACGGCACAGCGGGACAAATGGCGTGGCCGGGCATGAAAACGGCGCGGCGGGCTAGACTGCACCGCCGCGCCGAGGTGGATCGTCGCGTTCCCTCAAGGATCAGCCAAGACCGCCTGCCCCGCCACTCGGGGGCGCACCGGCCCGGTGCCCCGTGGCCTCACGGCATCCACGCCTCGTACGACATGACCTCCCCCGACTTGATCTTGAACTCGGGCTCGTCCTTGGTGAAGGTGATCTCCAGGCCCAGCAGCTCGCCGGTCCGCGGATCGAGGATCACCATCTGGCGGGTGGAGTTCGTCGCGCCGTCCGGTCCGTCGTACACATACGCCTGCCCGCGCCGGCCCAGCCGGTCGGTGACCACCCCTGCCTGCCGGAGACCGTCCGCATCGGCCAGCATCCGGACGACGGCCGCCGTCTCCCGCGGCCCCGGCGTCCACTCCTGGCGGAACGAGGAGAGCGCCGACAGGAGCTGCGGCGTCGTGCTGGTGCCGTCCGCCCCGCCGTACAGCCACGACAGCTGTTCGCGCAGCTTCCCGGCGTCCGTCGGGGGCTTCGTACGGGCGGCCAGCCCGCTGTGCCGGGCCTCCGAGCCCGCCGGATAGGTCCTGCGGTGCAGCACCTTGCCGTCCCTGACGGTCTGCCACCGGCCGTCGTTGTCGTGGATCACCGGACGGCCCGGGTGCCGCGGGTCGGTGGCCACGACCAGCTCCGAGCCGCTGCCGTCGTCGTTCCAGCTGGTGATGCGCTCCTCGGGCACGGTAACGGGGGGCGAGGCGTCCGGGCCCGACTCCATGTTCATGTACCAGCTCTGCAGATGGCTGCCCCGCCGCGGCCCGTCCTGGGCAGCCGCCGCCCGCGCCCTGGCCTCCGCCCTGCGGGCGAGCGTGTCCAGCGATACGGACGCTGCGTCGGCGTGCAGGGGGAGGGCGACGGGCGCGGCGACGGCGGGGCTGCTGCCGGCGCCGGAGAAGGTGAGCACCATGGCGGCGACGGCGACCGAGGACGCGGCGGCCAGGCCCATCAGGAGACGGCGCCGACGCGCGGGACGCGGGCGGGTGCGCGGCACGGCGTCGGTCGTCAACGCCGTCAGACGGGCCTCCGCCCGCAGGGTCAGCGGGCGGTCGCGCCAGGGCCCCTCGTCGGCGGAGACGGGGTCGGCCTGTCGCAGCAGCTCCAGTTCCTCAGTCATGGCGGCGGCCTCCCGCTCGGGTCGGTACGGGGTGGGTGGCGAATGGACGGGGGGCGGCCGGGCGCGGCGCCGGGGCCGGTGAGGGGGGCGCGTCGGACCGCGGTGGGGGCGCTTCGGAATGTGCTGGGGGCGCGTCCGGCCGGGCGGCGCCGCGCTGTTGTATCCGCTCGATCTGGGTACGGAGCCGGCCGCGCGCCCGGTGCAGCCGCATGGCCGCCGCGCTCTGACCACAGCCGAGGGTCACCGCCAGCTCCTCGATGGTCAGTTCCTCCCAGGCCGTCAGCCGCAGCACCTCCTGGTCGGCGGGAGAGAGACGGGCCAGTGCCTCGTGCACCCAGGAGCCGGGCCGCTCGGCGTCCGGACTGTCCACTGTCTGCCGGCGGTGCGCCGCCTCGTGGTTACTGAGCCGGTGCAGCAGCCGCCGGTAACGGCTCAGCCCCCGCACCGTATTGGCCAGGCAGTTCCGGGCCACCCCGTACAGCCAGGGCAGCGGCGTATCGGGGAGTTCGGTGCGGCGTCTCCAGGCTATGGAGAAGACCTCCGCCACCACTTCCTCGACCTCGTCTGCCTGCCCGTCCAGCCGTCGCGCCACAAAGCGGCTGACCGCCCAGTAGTGCGCGCGATAGGCCTCGGCGAAGGCGTCGTCCGTGCTCATGAACCCTTGGTGTCCGGCATGCCCCCGATCTTCACACCCTCTTGGGTGAGACTTGCCACCCCGTCGCGTCCCCCGCGGCAGTGAGGATCGCGGCGGCTCCGGACACCTACCGGGCATGAAGTTTCCCGTGAAGTGGCTGACGACCACTGACCACAAGACCATCGGCACGATGTACCTGGTCACCGCCTTCGCCTTCTTCTGCGTCGGCGGCCTGTTGGCGCTGCTCATGCGCGCCGAGCTGGCCCGTCCCGGCACGCAGATCATGTCGAACGAGCAGTTCAACCAGGCGTTCACGATGCACGGCACGATCATGCTGCTGATGTTCGCGACGCCGCTGTTCGCCGGATTCGCGAACTGGATCATGCCGCTGCAGATCGGCGCGCCCGATGTCGCCTTTCCCCGGCTGAACATGTTCGCGTACTGGCTCTATCTCTTCGGTTCCCTGATCGCCGTCGGGGGGTTTCTGACGCCTCAAGGGGCCGCCGATTTCGGCTGGTTCGCGTATGTGCCGCTCTCCGACTCGGTGCATTCCCCCTCTGTCGGTGGCGATATGTGGATCATGGGTCTGGCCTTCTCCGGCTTCGGCACGATCCTCGGTTCGGTTAACTTCATCACCACGATCATCTGCATGCGCGCGCCCGGCATGACGATGTTCCGGATGCCGATCTTCACCTGGAACGTACTGCTGACCGGTGTGCTGGTCCTGCTGGCCTTCCCGGTGCTGGCGGCGGCGCTGTTCGCGCTGGAGGCGGACCGTAAATTCGGTGCGCATGTCTTTGATGCCGCGAATGGTGGTGCACTGCTCTGGCAGCACCTCTTCTGGTTCTTCGGGCATCCCGAGGTGTACATCATCGCGCTGCCGTTCTTCGGCATCATTTCCGAGGTCATTCCGGTGTTCTCCCGGAAGCCGATGTTCGGTTACATCGGTCTGATCGCGGCGACGATTTCGATTGCCGGTCTTTCGGTCACGGTATGGGCGCACCACATGTATGTGACGGGCGGCGTGCTCTTGCCGTTCTTCGCCTTCATGACGTTCCTGATCGCGGTGCCGACGGGTGTGAAGTTCTTCAACTGGATCGGCACGATGTGGAAGGGCTCGCTGTCCTTCGAGACGCCGATGCTGTGGACGATCGGCTTCCTGATCACCTTCACCTTCGGTGGTCTGACCGGTGTCATCCTGGCCTCGCCGCCGATGGACTTCCACGTCTCGGACTCGTACTTCGTCGTGGCGCACTTCCACTACGTGGTCTTCGGCACGGTCGTCTTCGCGATGTTCGCCGGCTTCCATTTCTGGTGGCCGAAGTTCACCGGCAAGATGCTGGACGAGCGGCTCGGTAAAATCACCTTCTGGACGCTGTTCGTGGGCTTCCACGGCACCTTCCTCGTCCAGCACTGGCTCGGCGCGGAAGGCATGGTCCGCCGTATCCCCGACTATCTCGCCGCCGACGGGCTCACGGCGTTGAACACCCTCTCCACCATCTTCTCCTTCCTCCTCGGTCTCTCCATCCTGCCGTTCCTCTACAACGTCTGGAAGACCGCGAAGTACGGCAAGAAGGTCGAGGTCGACGACCCCTGGGGATACGGCCGTTCGCTGGAATGGGCGACGTCCTGCCCGCCGCCGCGGCACAACTTCCGTACGCTGCCACGTATTCGTTCCGAATCCCCGGCCTTCGACCTGCACCACCCGGAGATCGCGCACGAGATCGCCGTCCTGGCGGATGCCGAGGATGCCGCGGCCACCGAAATCGGAGCACGCACATGAGCGAGGGAACGCGGATGGGCGAAGAAATGCGCAGGGCCGGATCAGTGGGAGGTGGCGGAGGAATGCGCAGCGCCGGGGAAACGGGGAGTGCAGGAATGCGGAGCGCCGCGGAGATGCAGCTGGACCGGGCCGTCAACGAGATCGAGGGTTTTCTCCTCTGGGAGGCGGAGAAGGACCGCGCACGTACCCGCGCGGAAGCCTTCTGTGCCGGCCTGCCCTGGCTCACCGACACCCAGCGGCGCGAAGTGGAGCTGCGCTACTGCCAGGACCAGCGCGAGGCGTCCCGGGCCTACCTGGAGCGCATCGCGACCCGCAGCGCCGCTTTGCGGACCGAATACGAAGGCGTCTACCGGGCCCTGCGACGACGGCTGATCACCGCTTTCCTGAGCGGCACGGTGGCCATGGTCGCGCTGACGACCGTCGCGGCCATCGGGCTGGGCGCACGCTGAGGGGTGACGGCCGCTCGGCTGAGCGGCCGTCACCCGTGGCTCACCGGGGCGCTCAGCCGGTGACGGTGATCTGGGAGGCGGGGTCGGTGGTGTCGCTGACCGTATAGGCGGCGTTGAATATCGAGCTGGTCGAACTGGTCGGGCAGCCGAAACCGCCCACCACCTTCACCGGCACCGAGGCGTTGGTGAACGTGAGGGTGGACGGCGCGCCGTTGGCCCAGCTGCCGTTCACCGTGGCCGCCGAGGTGGGGGCTGCGGTGACCGTGCAGGACGCCAGCCCGCTGGTCTTGAGCACGAACCCGCCGGCCGGGATGGTCAGCCCGGCGGTCACCGGCGCCCCGTATTGCATGGCCACGCCCCAGGTGCCGGTCGTGGTGACGGTCGCACTGACCCCCGGCATGCTCGTCTTGCAGGACCCGTAGGTCGCCGGTGTGGTGGAACTGCTCACGGGGCCGGCCGGGTTGTGGTTGCCGGGCGCGGCCGGGACCTGCCCACTGGAGACCGAGGTGGTACAGGTGACGGTCACCGAACCGGCCTTGAAGGTGGCCTTGCCGCTGAGCGTGGCGGTGAAGCTGTGACCCGCGGGGGACACGGTCGTCGCCGCGGCGGCGGACGGCGTCCCGGCCGGCTGCGCCGTCGCGGGGCTCGTCACGGCGAGCGCCAGGCCGAGCGCCGCCACGATTCCGGTTCCGGCGGTGCGTAAGGCGCGCTGACGGGGCGTACGGCGGGTGGGGTGCGTCATCGTCATCGTGGTTCTCCTTCTGAGGGGTGAGGCGCCGGAGGAGCGGTGCGGGCAGCGGTCCGCCCCGTACGCGGACGAAGGCGTGGGGGTACGCGTACGGGCGGGCGGACGGTGTACGACGGGCGGGAGGCGGCCCTCTAGGGCTCGCAGGGCGCGGGCGCGGTTCCGGGTGCCTCGGGGGCTTCGGGTTCCGTGGGGGCGACCGGCTGCCAGGCGAAGATCATGGAGCCGCCGAGAATCCCGAGGACGGTGCCGATCAGAAAGCCGCCGAGGTTGGACATCACCAGTGCGGCCGCCGCACACAGCACGGTGAGCACGCCCGCGAGGCCCCGGTAATACGGCGCGAACCACGCCGAGAGCCCCATCACGATCATCACCAGCCCCATCAGGACCGACGGGATACCGGCGATCCCCTGTTGCAGCATGATCTTCAGCGGTGCCAGGGGGAGGGCGCAGATCTCGGCGCCGGCGAGGACGGCCGCCAGACCGCCCCAGAAGGGCCGTCCCCTCCGCCAGCGCCGCCAGGTCAGAAGCATTCCTTCTTGCCCTTGGAGATCTTCATGCTCAGACCGGACAGCTTGAAGGTGCCCGCATTGGTGGCCCAGGCGGTCTGCCGGAGCTTGCTGATGTTGACGTCATCGGCCTGCTGGGCGAAGAGGTCCTGCATGCCCTGGGCGCCGTCCGGTCCCTTGTCGAGGGTGGAGGCGTCCCGGCCGATCTCGATCTGATGGAAGGACGCGTTGCCGGAGAGCTGGGTGGCGTCCACGAAGAGATCGGTCGCCTCGACGGGCGTACTGCCCGAACCGGCACTGAGGTTGAGCGAGATATCGCCGACAACGGGCAGATGGGTGACGACCGACTGGCACAGATGGTTCAGCTGGGCGGTCTTGATGGCGGTGACGGCGACCGGCAGGAGGTCTCCCCTGGCGTTCGCGTCCACACTGCCGTACTGGGCGAACCCATCGCCCTTGAGGCTGTCGGCGGAGACCTTGAACTGCTGTCCCGAGACGGCGAATGACGCCGCCAGTGCCCCATTGGCCAGGGCGATGCCCAGGGCGGCGGTGCCGGCGAGCGCCGGGACGGACAGCACGGCGAACTTCCGCCAGCTGATGCGTCCCGTGACAGGTCTGCCGTGTGCGTCCTTCATGGTGGTAAGTCCCCTTCGAAGAGCGGTGGAGCGCACGTGCCTGAGCATGTGGGGGAGGGGGTGCGTGAGCGCAGGGTGGCGCGTGGTGCGGAAGGCGCGCGGGGGAGCCGGGGCGCATGGGGGGAGTGCGGCTCGGGCGCGGACAGGGCTGAGCGAATGCGCGCCAGAGGGCGAACTGCCGAATTGTTACTGGCGAGTTGAATGTAAGTCTGCCCATGACAGCTGGCAAGGTTGAGGGAGGAACTGGTTTCGGACAGACCGCGGGTCCGGCTTTCCACGGTGACGACTACACGGGCGCGGGCGGGTGGCCAACGGGCACTACGGGCAGGGGCCGAAGGGTCGTGGCCGCCCGTGGACCCACGGGCGGCCGCCGCCGTCAACCGTAGTGAACCTGCAGTTCCTTGACGCCGTTGAGCCAGGCCGAGCGGAGCCGGCGAGGCTCGCCCGCCAGAGAGATGTCGGGCATGGTGTCCGCGATGGCACCGAAGATCAGGTTGATCTCCAGGACCGCGAGGGACTTGCCGAGGCAGAAGTGCGGGCCGCCACCCCCGAATCCCAGATGGGGGTTGGGGTCCCGGGTGATGTCGAAGACTTCGGGGTGGTCGAAGACCTCCGGGTCGTTGTTGGCGGAGGAGTAGAAGATCCCCACCCGCTGACCCTTCTTGATCTTCGCGCCGCCCAGCTCGGTGTCCTGGGTGGCGGTGCGCTGGAAGGAGACCACCGGGGTCGCCCACCGTACGATCTCCTCGGCCGCCGTCCCGGGGCGCTCGCGTTTGAAGAGCTCCCACTGGTCGGGATGGGTCAGGAAGGCATGCATCCCATGTGTGATCGCGTTCCGCGTGGTCTCGTTGCCGGCCACCGCCAGCAGCAGCACGAAGAAGCCGAACTCATCGGAGCCGAGGTTCCCTTCGTGCTCCGCCGCCACCAGTTGGCTGACGATGTCCTTGGCCGGGCATTCCTTGCGCTCCGCGGCGAGGTTCATCGCGTACGAGATCAGCTCGGTGGCCGCATTCAGGCCGACTTCTTCGGTGATGGCCAGTTCGGGATCGTCGTACGCGACCATCTTGTTCGACCAGTCGAAGATGCGCGCCCGGTCGTCCTGGGGGATGCCGATCAGTTCCGCGATGGCCTGGAGGGGGAGTTCGCAGGCGATATCCGTGACGAAGTCCCCCGAGCCCTTCCGGGCCGCCTCGGCGACAATCTGCGCCGCCCGGTGGCGCAGCGCGTCCTCCAGGGCCCGAATGGAGCGAGGGGTGAAGCCGCGCTGCACAATCTGCCGGACCCTGGTGTGCTCGGGCGGGTCCATGTTCAGCATGATGAGTTTCTGTACGTCAATCTGCTCACGGGTCATGGCCTCGTTGAAGCGGATGATCGAGGTGTTGAGGTTCGCGGAGAAGACCTCGGGCCTGGTGGACACCTCCTTGACGTCCTGGTGACGGGTGACGACCCAGTACCCGTCGTCACCGAAGCCGGCAACGCCGTGCGGCTGGGCGTTCCACCACACGGGCGCGGTCTGCCGCAGCTGTGCGAACTCGGGAAGCGGAACCCGGGACTGGTAGACGTCGGGGTCGGTGAAGTCGAACCCATCGGGCAGCGCGGGACATGGCATCGGCGACTCCTGGTCCATCCGGCGTCTGACGACCCATCAGATATGGGTCGGCGGTGAAGGTAATAACGAGTTCTACAAGTGGCAAGAGATGTGGCGACTCCGGTTGCGGACAAGGGTGTTGCACGCCCCTTGCGCCCCGGAGGGCGCCTCATAAGACTGTTTGTAGAACTAGAACGGGTACTAGTTCTTCTTCCGTGGGTGCCGGGACATCCGCGGACGCGAGGAGAGGACGAGTCAGTCATGGCCGCGGAACCCGTCATCGTCGAAGCAGTACGCACACCCATCGGTAAGCGCGGAGGCGCGCTCGCCAACCTTCACCCCGCCTACCTCCTTGGTGAGACCTACCGCGAACTCCTCGCCCGTACGGGCATCCAGCCGGACTGCGTCGAACAGGTCGTCGGTGGCACCGTCACCCACGCCGGTGAACAGTCCATGAACCCGGCACGGAACGCCTGGCTGGCCATGGGCCTCCCGTACGAGACCGCCGCGACCACCGTGGACTGTCAGTGCGGATCCTCCCAGCAGGCCAACCATATGGTCGCCAACATGATCGCCGGCGGTGTCATCGACATCGGCATCGGCTGTGGCGTCGAGGCGATGTCCCGTGTGCCGCTGGGCAGCGGCTCCAAGCACGGCCCCGGCAAGCCCTGGCCCGACGAGTGGAATGTCGACCTGCCAAACCAGTTCGAAGCGGCCGAGCGTATCGCCCGCAACCGGGGGCTGACCAGGGAGAACGTCGACTCGCTCGGCCTGATCTCGCAGGAGCGGGCGGCCGCCGCCTGGGCCGAGGAGCGCTACAAACGGGAGACCTTCGCCGTCCAGGTCCCCACCACCGAGGACGAACAGGCCACGGGCCAGGGCATGTGGCGGCTGGTCGACCGGGACGAGGGGCTGCGTGACACCAGCATGGAGGCGCTCGGCGGCCTCAAGCCCGTGATGCCGACCGCCGTCCACACGGCAGGCAACTCCTCACAGATCTCCGACGGCGCCGCCGCGCTGATGTGGGCCTCCAAGCGCATGGCCCGCGCCCTCAAGCTCAAGCCGCGGGCCCGCATCGTGGCCCAGGCGCTGGTCGGCGCCGATCCGCACTTCCATCTGGACGGCCCCATCGACGCCACCCGTGCGGTGCTCGGCAAGGCCGGTATGTCCCTCAAGGACATCGACCTCGTCGAGATCAACGAAGCCTTCGCCTCCGTCGTGCTCTCCTGGGCGCAGGTCTTCGAGCAGGACTTGGAGAAGGTGAATGTGAACGGCGGCGCCATCGCCCTCGGCCACCCGGTCGGCGCCACCGGCGCCCGGCTCCTCGCGACCGCACTCCACGAGCTCGAACGCAGGGACAAGGAATTCGCCCTGATCACCATGTGCGCGGGCGGGGCGCTGGCGACGGGGACGATCATTCAGCGGCTGTAGCGGCTGTAGCGGCTGTAGCGGCTGTAGCGGGAGAACCGGTGGCCGGCGATGACCGCCACGCGAAGGGGGCGGGGGTGCTCCTGCGCCCCCTCCCATGGCCTGGTCGCCGGCACCCAACCTGAGGAAAACCACAGTTGAGTTGTGCGGAAAGCCGCATTCCGCGCGGCACGCGATCTCCGTACCGTCAACGACATGACGAACAGAACTCCGCGGCAGCACTCCTCTTCCGCTCGCCCCTTCTCCTCCTCCGCGCCCGCTTCCTGCTCTTCCGCTCCGGCAGCGGGCGGCGTCCGGGGCGCCTCCGGCGAGCCGGCCGGGCCGGGAGCCTCACGGGGGTTACGACGCGTCCCGCGTAGCCTGGCCGCGGGCGCGGCCCTCGTGCTGGCGGCGCTCGCCGCCGCCCCGGCCGTCGCGGCGCCGACGCCCTTCACGGCGCAGCCGGCCGGGTCCGGACAGACGGTCCACGCAGCCGCCGCCACGCACACCGACCACGGACGCGGGACGCCCCTCTCCCTCACACACCTCGGCCGACAGAGCCGGGCCGAAGTCATCACCCAGGCAAAGAAACAGGGCCTGGAAACCGGCACCGCCCGGCACGGCGTCGCCGCATACCGGCTGACCTACCGCACGATCACCCCCGACGGCCGCCCCACCACCGCATCCGGCTTACTGGCCGTCCCCACGGGCAGCGGCTCGCGCCCTCTTCCGCCCGTCGTCCACACCCACGGCACCCTCTCCTACCGCGGCTATGCCCCCTCGGTGGCGAACGGCCCCGACCGGGCGGTGTCGGTGCTGTACGCCTCGGCCGGCCGCGCCGCCATCGCCCCCGACTATCTGGGCCTCGGCACCGGTCCCGGACGCCACCCGTACATGGACACCCGGTCGTCCGTCTCGGCCTCCCTCGACATGCTCCGGGCAGCGCACTCGGCCGCCCCGG contains these protein-coding regions:
- a CDS encoding cytochrome P450, which encodes MPCPALPDGFDFTDPDVYQSRVPLPEFAQLRQTAPVWWNAQPHGVAGFGDDGYWVVTRHQDVKEVSTRPEVFSANLNTSIIRFNEAMTREQIDVQKLIMLNMDPPEHTRVRQIVQRGFTPRSIRALEDALRHRAAQIVAEAARKGSGDFVTDIACELPLQAIAELIGIPQDDRARIFDWSNKMVAYDDPELAITEEVGLNAATELISYAMNLAAERKECPAKDIVSQLVAAEHEGNLGSDEFGFFVLLLAVAGNETTRNAITHGMHAFLTHPDQWELFKRERPGTAAEEIVRWATPVVSFQRTATQDTELGGAKIKKGQRVGIFYSSANNDPEVFDHPEVFDITRDPNPHLGFGGGGPHFCLGKSLAVLEINLIFGAIADTMPDISLAGEPRRLRSAWLNGVKELQVHYG
- the ctaD gene encoding cytochrome c oxidase subunit I, which gives rise to MKFPVKWLTTTDHKTIGTMYLVTAFAFFCVGGLLALLMRAELARPGTQIMSNEQFNQAFTMHGTIMLLMFATPLFAGFANWIMPLQIGAPDVAFPRLNMFAYWLYLFGSLIAVGGFLTPQGAADFGWFAYVPLSDSVHSPSVGGDMWIMGLAFSGFGTILGSVNFITTIICMRAPGMTMFRMPIFTWNVLLTGVLVLLAFPVLAAALFALEADRKFGAHVFDAANGGALLWQHLFWFFGHPEVYIIALPFFGIISEVIPVFSRKPMFGYIGLIAATISIAGLSVTVWAHHMYVTGGVLLPFFAFMTFLIAVPTGVKFFNWIGTMWKGSLSFETPMLWTIGFLITFTFGGLTGVILASPPMDFHVSDSYFVVAHFHYVVFGTVVFAMFAGFHFWWPKFTGKMLDERLGKITFWTLFVGFHGTFLVQHWLGAEGMVRRIPDYLAADGLTALNTLSTIFSFLLGLSILPFLYNVWKTAKYGKKVEVDDPWGYGRSLEWATSCPPPRHNFRTLPRIRSESPAFDLHHPEIAHEIAVLADAEDAAATEIGART
- a CDS encoding DUF6230 family protein, giving the protein MKDAHGRPVTGRISWRKFAVLSVPALAGTAALGIALANGALAASFAVSGQQFKVSADSLKGDGFAQYGSVDANARGDLLPVAVTAIKTAQLNHLCQSVVTHLPVVGDISLNLSAGSGSTPVEATDLFVDATQLSGNASFHQIEIGRDASTLDKGPDGAQGMQDLFAQQADDVNISKLRQTAWATNAGTFKLSGLSMKISKGKKECF
- a CDS encoding CU044_5270 family protein produces the protein MTEELELLRQADPVSADEGPWRDRPLTLRAEARLTALTTDAVPRTRPRPARRRRLLMGLAAASSVAVAAMVLTFSGAGSSPAVAAPVALPLHADAASVSLDTLARRAEARARAAAAQDGPRRGSHLQSWYMNMESGPDASPPVTVPEERITSWNDDGSGSELVVATDPRHPGRPVIHDNDGRWQTVRDGKVLHRRTYPAGSEARHSGLAARTKPPTDAGKLREQLSWLYGGADGTSTTPQLLSALSSFRQEWTPGPRETAAVVRMLADADGLRQAGVVTDRLGRRGQAYVYDGPDGATNSTRQMVILDPRTGELLGLEITFTKDEPEFKIKSGEVMSYEAWMP
- a CDS encoding steroid 3-ketoacyl-CoA thiolase, yielding MAAEPVIVEAVRTPIGKRGGALANLHPAYLLGETYRELLARTGIQPDCVEQVVGGTVTHAGEQSMNPARNAWLAMGLPYETAATTVDCQCGSSQQANHMVANMIAGGVIDIGIGCGVEAMSRVPLGSGSKHGPGKPWPDEWNVDLPNQFEAAERIARNRGLTRENVDSLGLISQERAAAAWAEERYKRETFAVQVPTTEDEQATGQGMWRLVDRDEGLRDTSMEALGGLKPVMPTAVHTAGNSSQISDGAAALMWASKRMARALKLKPRARIVAQALVGADPHFHLDGPIDATRAVLGKAGMSLKDIDLVEINEAFASVVLSWAQVFEQDLEKVNVNGGAIALGHPVGATGARLLATALHELERRDKEFALITMCAGGALATGTIIQRL
- the proP gene encoding glycine betaine/L-proline transporter ProP, with the translated sequence MPTQSPVAPGPRHPVGSRADTAAGSPKDRAAASAQHSGEVTVVDPAMVKRAVSAAALGNAMEWFDFGVYSYIAVTLGHVFFPSGNETAQLLSTFGAFAAAFLVRPIGGMVFGPLGDRIGRQKILAITMIMMAAGTFAIGLIPSYASIGVGAPILLLVARLVQGFSTGGEYGGASTFIAEYAPDKKRGFLGSWLEFGTLAGYVGGAGLVTLMTALLSTEDLQSWGWRIPFLIAGPMGIIGLYLRMRLEETPAFAQLEKEARTKEKARREAEKRIGIREMIFGQWRALLLCVGLVLVFNVTDYMLLSYMPSYLTSELKYDETHGLLVVLAVMVLMMGVQPFAGRLTDHFGRRPVIGAGCIGFLVLSIPALLLIRQGSLAAIALGMAALGLLLVTFTAAMPSTLPALFPTKVRYGSLSIGFNVSVSLFGGTTPLVVTALIGATGNKMMPAYYMMAAAVIGGIAVLLMSESARKPLPGSPPAVETEAEADEIRQTAHATTKADATA
- a CDS encoding RNA polymerase sigma factor, translated to MSTDDAFAEAYRAHYWAVSRFVARRLDGQADEVEEVVAEVFSIAWRRRTELPDTPLPWLYGVARNCLANTVRGLSRYRRLLHRLSNHEAAHRRQTVDSPDAERPGSWVHEALARLSPADQEVLRLTAWEELTIEELAVTLGCGQSAAAMRLHRARGRLRTQIERIQQRGAARPDAPPAHSEAPPPRSDAPPSPAPAPRPAAPRPFATHPVPTRAGGRRHD
- a CDS encoding DUF6114 domain-containing protein — its product is MLLTWRRWRRGRPFWGGLAAVLAGAEICALPLAPLKIMLQQGIAGIPSVLMGLVMIVMGLSAWFAPYYRGLAGVLTVLCAAAALVMSNLGGFLIGTVLGILGGSMIFAWQPVAPTEPEAPEAPGTAPAPCEP